Proteins encoded in a region of the Myxococcales bacterium genome:
- a CDS encoding tetratricopeptide repeat protein: protein MDQFSAHLDRGWDLVQRGDARGAEQSARRALEIDAQSPEAFNLLGYVAALQGEFDDAIEHYRTALSLDDTYLEAMLNAAEVYIHPLGDLDSAIDMCEQALELAETDDELVDALLLWFDALLGRGDFEAAKAVSQRFPEGPFENPNHTFLVGRALYEVGEVDRATPLIESVLKEQPKNPEAWYYLGLIRDEGGDTAAATAAFLRSRDIDLELPAPPWSVSRETFEVAAQAAVAGLDEKLKAFLRDGELFIADVPGVEVVVDGVDPRALLLLDGVLGDGPTPLARVFVYQRNVERLAGTIELVQFEIASALEREISASFVEPTPSEAPAPDAETPAPTSEDDKGLN from the coding sequence ATGGATCAGTTTTCGGCACACCTCGACCGCGGCTGGGACCTCGTCCAGCGCGGTGACGCCCGGGGCGCGGAGCAGAGTGCGCGCAGGGCCCTCGAGATCGACGCTCAGTCGCCCGAGGCCTTCAATCTGCTCGGCTACGTCGCGGCGCTCCAGGGTGAGTTCGACGATGCGATCGAACACTACCGGACCGCACTCTCGCTCGACGACACCTACCTGGAAGCCATGCTGAACGCGGCGGAGGTGTACATCCACCCGCTCGGTGATCTCGACAGCGCCATCGACATGTGTGAGCAGGCGCTCGAGCTGGCTGAGACCGACGACGAGCTGGTGGACGCGCTCTTGCTCTGGTTCGACGCGCTGCTCGGAAGGGGCGATTTCGAGGCCGCCAAGGCCGTATCCCAGCGTTTCCCCGAGGGGCCGTTCGAGAATCCGAACCACACCTTCCTGGTGGGTCGCGCGCTGTACGAAGTGGGCGAGGTCGACCGCGCGACACCGCTGATTGAGTCGGTGTTGAAGGAACAACCGAAGAACCCGGAGGCCTGGTACTACCTCGGGCTGATCCGTGACGAGGGTGGCGACACGGCCGCCGCCACCGCCGCCTTCCTCCGCTCACGGGACATCGACCTCGAGCTGCCGGCGCCGCCATGGTCCGTGTCGCGCGAGACGTTCGAGGTCGCCGCCCAGGCAGCGGTCGCGGGTCTGGATGAAAAACTCAAGGCATTCTTGCGCGACGGCGAGCTGTTCATCGCCGACGTCCCGGGTGTGGAGGTCGTGGTGGACGGCGTCGACCCCCGCGCACTGCTGCTGCTGGACGGAGTGCTCGGCGACGGGCCGACGCCACTGGCCCGTGTGTTCGTTTATCAGCGCAACGTCGAGCGCCTGGCGGGCACCATCGAGCTGGTCCAGTTCGAGATTGCGTCGGCGCTGGAGCGCGAGATCAGCGCCTCGTTCGTCGAGCCCACTCCGAGCGAAGCGCCTGCCCCGGACGCCGAAACCCCCGCCCCGACCAGTGAAGACGACAAGGGTTTGAATTGA